In Candidatus Eisenbacteria bacterium, one genomic interval encodes:
- a CDS encoding asparagine synthase-related protein encodes MPGIFGYRSAYSDNTTGPAALKRMAVPVSYSPNDRLITVICDSFAGASVDYGNEFSLKPAVAQSPNVTLLIDGEVFPDAGEVPQSLREPAATIQRAEYCLHLYLEHGPTFAGRLNGSFGIALYDSRGKTLHLYTDRFLSRPLFVWKRDGDFAFASSVRALLRYRGDIGREYDPIAVAEFVGFEKVVSERTLFTDIGRLPPAAHAVLAGGKLDIERYFEFDPCAKTNLSSPREVAHRLADILKRSIAKRTADNCGLGVFLSGGIDSRLILALSPDSVSAITFTNDGMVNRERRLALKVAATRGVRCIELPRTTDYPVMQAHASVDINEGVFGSFLACRGVTFFDKLVEAGIRVATTGLYFDQILKGFFINDLAPLSRIASWPECVRSQSIGKVLSESALVRETYPLNLITLGLSDGLNDALAVAKERRIRNLSEWISRGGPIQDLVDRFPFENLLSVADLAPTTRTNRVRLVDRSLIYDNELADFAISIPSEWKRGGRLVRSALRDVSPGLAWFTDPKTGLPGALCSPLSWRTVRSFRSICRDTLARSSFCVKARSSIRNRWQSMQSVHPFNQGAYHDIDALLAFSPKYQELVRHSVDRLPRELFNVERVQSLLERDLSLRRPRAGVLFSPLVAFSLFDAKWGPNSDRSIDNCYLG; translated from the coding sequence ATGCCAGGGATATTCGGATACAGGAGTGCCTACTCAGACAACACAACCGGCCCAGCTGCTTTGAAACGGATGGCGGTGCCCGTCTCCTATTCTCCAAACGACCGCTTGATCACAGTCATTTGCGATTCTTTTGCCGGTGCATCGGTTGACTATGGCAATGAGTTTTCCTTGAAACCTGCAGTCGCGCAGAGCCCGAATGTCACCCTTCTCATCGATGGCGAGGTGTTTCCCGACGCAGGCGAGGTGCCGCAGTCACTCCGGGAACCTGCTGCCACGATACAAAGAGCCGAGTACTGCCTGCATCTTTACCTGGAACATGGCCCGACGTTTGCGGGCCGTCTGAACGGCTCTTTTGGCATTGCACTTTATGACTCTCGCGGCAAGACTCTTCACCTCTACACCGACCGCTTTTTGTCTCGTCCTCTCTTTGTCTGGAAGAGGGACGGCGATTTCGCTTTTGCATCATCAGTCCGTGCCCTGCTTCGCTATCGCGGCGATATCGGACGTGAGTATGACCCCATCGCCGTGGCTGAGTTCGTTGGCTTTGAGAAAGTGGTCAGCGAAAGGACACTTTTCACCGACATAGGAAGATTGCCTCCGGCAGCACACGCCGTGCTTGCTGGAGGGAAGCTTGACATCGAGCGATATTTTGAGTTCGACCCGTGTGCGAAAACAAACCTGTCTTCACCGCGGGAAGTGGCACACAGACTCGCAGACATCCTGAAGAGAAGCATAGCGAAACGCACGGCCGATAACTGCGGCTTGGGAGTATTCCTCAGCGGAGGGATAGACTCGCGTCTCATTCTGGCGCTCTCCCCTGACAGCGTATCCGCAATTACGTTCACGAATGACGGAATGGTGAACAGAGAACGCAGGCTGGCATTGAAGGTGGCGGCCACGCGTGGCGTTCGCTGCATAGAGTTGCCCCGGACGACCGATTATCCGGTCATGCAAGCGCATGCTTCCGTGGATATCAACGAGGGAGTGTTTGGTTCTTTCCTGGCATGCCGGGGTGTCACGTTCTTCGACAAGCTGGTTGAAGCCGGCATTCGTGTGGCAACTACCGGGCTTTACTTCGACCAGATCTTGAAGGGGTTTTTCATAAATGATCTTGCTCCTCTTTCACGGATAGCATCATGGCCGGAGTGTGTCAGGAGCCAGTCAATCGGCAAGGTCCTGTCGGAATCGGCATTGGTTCGGGAGACCTACCCTTTGAATCTCATCACGTTGGGTCTATCCGATGGGCTTAATGATGCCCTTGCCGTTGCCAAAGAGCGCCGCATTCGAAATCTCTCGGAATGGATTTCCCGCGGGGGACCGATCCAGGATCTCGTGGATCGTTTTCCATTCGAGAATCTTCTTTCCGTAGCGGATCTTGCCCCCACGACAAGGACCAACCGGGTACGTTTGGTTGATCGTTCTCTCATCTACGATAATGAGCTCGCAGATTTCGCGATATCGATTCCATCCGAGTGGAAAAGAGGTGGACGTCTTGTCAGGTCTGCGCTGCGCGATGTCTCCCCAGGGCTGGCATGGTTCACGGACCCGAAGACAGGCCTTCCGGGGGCACTGTGCTCACCGCTTAGCTGGCGAACGGTCCGGAGTTTCAGAAGCATTTGCCGCGATACATTAGCGAGGTCTTCATTCTGTGTGAAGGCGCGCAGTTCTATCAGGAATCGCTGGCAAAGTATGCAGAGCGTGCATCCCTTCAACCAGGGCGCCTATCATGACATCGATGCATTGTTGGCGTTTTCCCCGAAGTATCAAGAGCTTGTCCGCCATTCGGTAGATCGATTGCCACGCGAGCTCTTCAACGTCGAACGCGTGCAGTCGCTGCTCGAGCGCGATCTTTCCTTGAGAAGACCGCGGGCGGGCGTCCTGTTTTCGCCGCTTGTTGCGTTCAGTCTCTTTGACGCCAAATGGGGACCAAATTCAGACAGGTCAATAGATAATTGCTATCTGGGCTGA
- the cysK gene encoding cysteine synthase A, which produces MKIAPDITKLIGNTPLVRISKLNTTKAEIVAKLECFNPQSSVKDRIGLAMIDDAEKRGALRKNSVIIEPTSGNTGIALAFVAAVKGYRLILTMPETFSIERRKILKAFGAELVLTEGAKGMRGAVEKAEELAGQMPNAFVAQQFKNPANPEIHRKTTAEEIWRDTDGKVDLFVGGVGTGGTITGVGEVLKRRKKSVRVIAVEPEKSPVLSGGQPGPHGFQGIGPGFVPDVLNRDIIDEIIQVKEEDAGLTARVLAREEGIFAGISSGAALWAALQVAGRKETEGKLIVVVLPDTGERYLSTWLWDESA; this is translated from the coding sequence ATGAAAATCGCGCCTGACATAACGAAGCTGATCGGGAATACGCCTCTGGTCAGGATTTCCAAACTCAATACGACGAAAGCGGAAATAGTCGCAAAGCTCGAATGCTTCAATCCCCAGTCGAGTGTCAAAGACCGCATCGGCCTCGCGATGATCGATGACGCCGAGAAAAGAGGTGCACTAAGAAAGAACAGTGTCATCATCGAGCCGACCAGCGGAAACACAGGCATTGCGCTTGCCTTCGTTGCGGCGGTCAAGGGCTATCGCCTGATTCTCACAATGCCCGAAACGTTCAGTATCGAACGCCGCAAAATCCTCAAGGCCTTCGGTGCTGAACTGGTCCTTACAGAAGGGGCAAAAGGCATGAGGGGCGCGGTCGAAAAAGCCGAAGAGCTTGCCGGACAGATGCCGAACGCATTTGTCGCGCAGCAGTTCAAGAATCCTGCAAACCCGGAGATTCACCGGAAGACAACTGCGGAAGAGATCTGGAGAGACACCGACGGCAAGGTTGATTTGTTCGTGGGAGGCGTTGGAACCGGCGGCACGATAACCGGGGTCGGCGAAGTGCTCAAACGCCGCAAGAAGAGCGTGCGGGTAATCGCTGTCGAACCGGAGAAATCTCCTGTTCTGTCCGGCGGGCAGCCTGGCCCCCACGGATTCCAGGGAATCGGACCTGGATTTGTTCCCGATGTGCTCAACCGGGATATCATCGACGAGATAATACAGGTGAAGGAAGAAGACGCAGGATTGACGGCACGCGTTTTGGCAAGAGAGGAAGGCATATTCGCCGGAATTTCATCCGGCGCGGCGCTCTGGGCGGCCCTGCAGGTTGCAGGGAGAAAAGAAACCGAAGGAAAGCTGATTGTCGTTGTCCTGCCCGACACCGGCGAGCGCTATCTCAGCACCTGGCTTTGGGACGAGTCCGCTTGA
- a CDS encoding DEAD/DEAH box helicase, producing the protein MATSVRATAKARSDFLPFILELGGRDKHSPRISHVEIIPKRNAAYGVPSPELPRAIASSLEKLGIGELYTHQAKALELGRAGKNLVVVTGTASGKTLCYNLPVLEKMLEQDEATALYLFPTKALAQDQLRALALFASQEPSLDELVRAGTYDGDASQYARRTLRNEGNIILTNPDMLHSGILPNHAKWSRFFSNLSFIVVDEIHTYRGIFGSHVANVLRRLRRVVEHYGGKPTFILSSATIRNPGELAGRLIGEDVSLVDADGSPRGKRTVVFWNPPFIDRARMERRSSNVEAKELLTELIERETQTIVFTKARVTAELIYRYVKEELERSRGKKRSHGKSLSSLISPYRAGYLPEERREIERKLFSGELLGVISTNALELGIDVGGLDASILVGFPPTIASTWQQVGRAGRGENESLAVVVAYNDPIDQYLMRHPEYFFKQSPEAAIIQPDNPFILASHLACAAFELPLNPDDEKLFGPLAKPICRLLEEEGKLKEIDSLYYWSSAEMPRGKVNLRTISSDTFTILDSKKNNEVIGTVDAISAPEVIYPEGVYLHEGESYFVQELDLRAKVAFVEKRDLDYYTQPVIDSSIRVTSWKEKKKEGETEILVGDCTVAWKTTAFKKIKYGSLDSIGYKSLDLPEQVIDTTCLGIILPGELLSEFRNRGKNPWEGLAGIRNLLVTVLPILVMSDRADIGGVVESSNTGEPTIFIYDRYPGGLGFSEKAYAEVAGILKTCLSLVKECPCASGCPSCVGLPVLRPPTQQDPDVYGGFTIPSKEIALELLERVLGIEGSRVRGDFTCFPDALNP; encoded by the coding sequence TTGGCAACAAGCGTGAGAGCAACTGCCAAAGCACGAAGCGACTTTCTCCCATTTATTTTGGAGCTCGGCGGGAGAGACAAGCATAGTCCAAGAATCAGCCATGTCGAAATAATCCCGAAGCGAAATGCAGCGTACGGAGTTCCGTCTCCGGAGCTTCCGCGGGCGATTGCATCTTCACTTGAGAAACTGGGCATAGGGGAGCTTTACACTCATCAGGCCAAAGCCCTCGAGCTGGGAAGAGCTGGGAAAAACCTTGTAGTCGTCACCGGTACAGCTAGCGGGAAAACCCTTTGCTACAACCTTCCCGTTCTTGAGAAGATGCTGGAGCAGGATGAAGCGACAGCTCTCTATCTCTTTCCCACCAAAGCACTTGCCCAGGACCAGCTCAGAGCGCTTGCCCTCTTTGCGAGCCAGGAACCTTCGCTTGATGAGCTTGTGAGGGCCGGCACCTACGATGGTGACGCCTCTCAATATGCGCGGCGGACTCTCAGAAACGAGGGAAACATAATCCTGACGAACCCGGACATGCTTCATAGCGGTATCCTCCCCAACCACGCCAAGTGGTCAAGGTTCTTCTCAAACCTGTCATTCATTGTCGTTGATGAGATTCACACTTACCGGGGGATCTTCGGCTCGCATGTTGCCAACGTACTGAGGCGACTGAGGAGAGTCGTGGAACACTACGGCGGAAAGCCAACTTTCATACTCTCTTCTGCCACAATAAGAAACCCCGGCGAACTGGCCGGCAGGCTTATCGGTGAGGATGTTTCCCTTGTTGATGCGGACGGCTCACCCAGAGGAAAAAGGACCGTTGTGTTCTGGAATCCGCCGTTCATCGATAGGGCAAGGATGGAAAGGAGAAGCTCGAATGTCGAAGCAAAGGAGCTTCTCACTGAATTGATAGAAAGAGAGACACAGACGATCGTTTTCACAAAGGCCAGGGTCACTGCCGAGCTCATTTACAGATACGTGAAAGAAGAGCTGGAGCGGAGCCGGGGCAAAAAGAGGTCGCACGGGAAATCTCTTTCTTCCCTCATCAGCCCTTACCGGGCCGGCTATCTCCCGGAAGAAAGGCGCGAAATTGAACGAAAGCTCTTCAGCGGAGAGCTCCTCGGCGTGATAAGCACAAATGCGCTTGAGCTTGGGATTGATGTCGGTGGACTTGATGCAAGCATTCTTGTTGGCTTCCCGCCGACCATCGCCAGCACCTGGCAGCAGGTGGGCAGAGCTGGAAGGGGCGAAAATGAATCGCTCGCGGTCGTTGTCGCTTACAACGATCCGATTGATCAGTACCTCATGAGACACCCCGAGTATTTCTTCAAGCAATCTCCCGAAGCCGCCATCATCCAGCCCGACAATCCCTTCATACTTGCAAGCCATCTCGCATGCGCTGCCTTTGAGCTTCCTCTCAACCCGGACGATGAAAAGCTCTTCGGGCCTCTCGCGAAGCCAATCTGCAGACTCCTGGAAGAAGAAGGAAAACTCAAGGAGATCGATTCCCTCTATTACTGGAGCTCGGCGGAGATGCCCCGGGGGAAAGTGAACCTGAGAACAATTTCAAGCGACACATTCACGATTCTTGATTCAAAGAAAAACAATGAGGTCATCGGCACTGTTGATGCAATAAGCGCCCCAGAGGTCATCTATCCAGAAGGTGTGTACCTTCATGAAGGCGAAAGCTACTTCGTTCAGGAACTTGACCTGAGGGCAAAGGTCGCATTTGTTGAAAAGAGAGACCTCGACTACTACACGCAGCCCGTAATCGACTCTTCCATAAGAGTCACGAGTTGGAAAGAAAAGAAAAAGGAAGGAGAGACAGAAATCCTGGTCGGCGACTGCACGGTTGCGTGGAAGACAACCGCGTTCAAGAAGATAAAGTATGGGAGCCTCGATTCGATAGGCTACAAATCGCTGGATCTGCCGGAGCAGGTAATTGACACGACGTGCCTGGGCATCATCCTCCCGGGAGAGCTTCTGTCGGAGTTCAGGAATAGAGGCAAGAATCCATGGGAAGGTCTCGCTGGAATCAGGAATCTTCTTGTAACGGTGCTCCCGATTCTTGTTATGTCGGACAGGGCGGATATCGGCGGTGTTGTCGAGAGCTCAAACACCGGTGAGCCAACGATCTTCATTTACGACCGCTATCCCGGCGGGCTTGGATTCAGCGAGAAGGCCTACGCCGAGGTTGCCGGCATTCTGAAAACCTGTCTTTCGCTCGTCAAGGAATGCCCCTGCGCATCGGGGTGTCCTTCATGTGTTGGACTTCCGGTCCTGAGGCCTCCGACACAACAGGACCCGGATGTCTATGGCGGATTCACCATTCCGAGCAAAGAGATCGCTTTGGAACTCCTGGAGAGGGTTCTCGGGATCGAGGGTTCAAGGGTTCGTGGAGATTTCACTTGCTTCCCAGACGCGCTGAATCCTTAA
- a CDS encoding PmeII family type II restriction endonuclease — MAKIEKESIVRFVGKNIQSFHKRRLDSLLALQLNKILKRKNPYLLKAKALNTAHDLVKTLLDAHLSSQEEGIFGDFLESLALFICGQAFGGKKSSAEGIDLEFDRDGVKHIVSIKSGPNWGNSRQIARMKDDFKKAKKILRTSISKTKIVAINGCCCGKDDSPDKGDYQKYCGQRFWEFVSGDEGLYTKIVEPLGDRAKERNEKFSKEYAKVVNKFTIEFAREYCAKDGSIMWKKLVKFNSGKKS; from the coding sequence ATGGCTAAGATCGAAAAAGAAAGCATTGTCCGATTTGTCGGAAAGAACATCCAGAGTTTTCACAAGAGGAGATTGGATAGTCTCTTGGCCCTCCAACTTAATAAAATTCTCAAGAGGAAAAACCCCTATCTGTTGAAGGCCAAGGCCCTGAATACCGCCCACGATCTGGTGAAAACCTTGTTGGACGCTCACTTGTCGTCACAAGAAGAAGGAATCTTTGGAGATTTTCTTGAAAGTCTAGCGCTCTTCATTTGCGGTCAGGCCTTTGGGGGGAAGAAATCTTCCGCGGAAGGGATTGATCTGGAGTTTGACAGGGATGGGGTCAAACACATCGTTTCCATAAAGTCGGGCCCCAATTGGGGCAACAGTCGCCAAATTGCAAGGATGAAGGATGACTTCAAGAAAGCGAAAAAGATTTTGCGTACATCCATATCGAAAACGAAGATCGTTGCGATAAACGGCTGTTGTTGTGGAAAAGACGATAGTCCAGATAAGGGAGACTACCAGAAGTATTGCGGACAGAGATTTTGGGAGTTTGTTTCTGGGGACGAAGGTCTGTACACGAAGATCGTCGAACCGTTGGGCGACAGGGCAAAAGAGAGGAACGAGAAATTTTCAAAGGAATACGCGAAAGTCGTCAACAAATTCACAATTGAGTTCGCGCGCGAGTACTGTGCTAAGGACGGCTCAATAATGTGGAAGAAACTGGTCAAGTTCAATTCTGGCAAGAAATCATAG
- a CDS encoding site-specific DNA-methyltransferase: MRTAEHEIRQGDCLEVLKNYPRDFFDLIVTSPPYADSREKTYGGIKPQRYVDWFLPRSNEFLRVLKPTGTFMLNIKERVVGGERHTYVIELILEMRKQGWLWTEEFIWHKKNCHPGKWPNRFRDAWERCLQFNKSKDFHMYQENVMVPMGKWAETRLRHLGKNDVKRFNSQVGSGFGKNIANWIGRELAYPSNVLHLATETGNRNHSAAFPRALPEWFIKLFTKEGDWVLDPFVGCGTTCEVAQQLGRNSVGIDVEPEYVRLAKKKLGAAQAAPFARKERSRKYG; this comes from the coding sequence ATGAGAACTGCTGAACACGAAATAAGGCAAGGTGACTGCCTCGAAGTCCTGAAGAACTATCCAAGGGACTTCTTTGACCTAATTGTGACCTCTCCCCCGTATGCCGACAGTCGGGAGAAGACCTACGGGGGGATCAAGCCACAGAGATACGTAGACTGGTTCCTGCCAAGGAGTAACGAGTTTCTCAGGGTACTCAAACCTACCGGTACATTCATGCTGAACATCAAGGAGAGAGTGGTTGGCGGAGAAAGGCACACTTATGTAATCGAGCTGATACTTGAGATGAGAAAGCAAGGATGGTTGTGGACTGAGGAATTTATCTGGCATAAGAAGAATTGCCATCCTGGCAAATGGCCGAACAGATTCCGCGACGCATGGGAAAGGTGTTTACAGTTCAACAAGTCAAAAGACTTCCATATGTATCAAGAAAATGTGATGGTGCCCATGGGCAAGTGGGCAGAAACAAGGTTAAGGCACCTTGGGAAAAACGATGTGAAGAGGTTCAACTCTCAAGTCGGGAGCGGCTTTGGAAAAAATATTGCGAACTGGATTGGCAGGGAATTGGCCTATCCATCTAACGTTCTCCATCTGGCCACCGAGACAGGAAATCGGAATCACAGTGCAGCCTTTCCACGCGCTCTGCCCGAATGGTTTATCAAGCTTTTCACCAAAGAAGGTGACTGGGTCCTAGATCCTTTCGTTGGGTGCGGAACGACCTGTGAGGTGGCTCAGCAACTCGGTAGAAATTCAGTCGGGATAGATGTTGAACCGGAGTACGTTAGACTGGCCAAGAAGAAACTTGGGGCGGCCCAAGCTGCCCCGTTTGCTAGGAAAGAAAGAAGCAGAAAGTATGGCTAA
- a CDS encoding GNAT family N-acetyltransferase, with protein MRDKRSKQISIAWTLERGGLTAWLEELYVVPERRECGIGSLMLGAVLERVREHGCAAIDLEVDITHDRATHLYMREGFEQLNRSRWAKFL; from the coding sequence GTGAGAGACAAAAGATCCAAGCAGATAAGCATCGCCTGGACTCTTGAGCGCGGCGGCCTGACTGCCTGGCTCGAAGAGCTGTATGTTGTGCCGGAAAGAAGAGAGTGCGGGATTGGCTCGCTGATGCTTGGAGCAGTCCTTGAACGTGTGCGGGAGCACGGCTGTGCCGCAATAGACCTTGAAGTTGACATAACTCACGATCGCGCAACCCATTTGTACATGCGCGAAGGGTTTGAACAGCTCAATCGCAGCCGCTGGGCCAAGTTTCTTTGA
- a CDS encoding DUF72 domain-containing protein: MAEILVGTSGYSFDDWVGNFYPAGQRKGDMLSFYARIFNTVEVNSTYYRIPHPAVIEQMQKKTPPGFVFILKANKAMTHESAPAQTVFADFLEICRPLVREGKFGGILAQFPWSFKNTGQNQEYLLSLREKLLPHPLFVEFRNAEWIKDEVFHVLEKGRIGYCSVDEPGLKGLVPPIARNTTDIGYVRLHGRNAKNWWASGGVSDRYDYLYSEDELKGWLSKIRDLARATEKTYVFFNNCHAGQAAKNAQLMKTLLNLDMESRRQ, translated from the coding sequence GTGGCGGAGATTCTCGTCGGGACATCGGGATACAGTTTTGATGACTGGGTGGGAAATTTCTATCCGGCGGGCCAGAGGAAAGGTGACATGCTGTCCTTCTACGCCCGCATTTTCAATACGGTTGAGGTGAACTCGACTTACTACCGGATCCCACACCCTGCGGTTATCGAGCAGATGCAGAAGAAAACCCCGCCCGGCTTTGTGTTCATTCTCAAAGCAAATAAGGCGATGACTCACGAAAGCGCCCCGGCCCAAACGGTCTTTGCCGACTTCCTGGAGATTTGCAGGCCCCTTGTTCGAGAGGGGAAGTTCGGAGGAATTCTCGCTCAGTTTCCCTGGAGCTTCAAAAACACGGGGCAGAATCAGGAGTATCTGCTATCCCTGCGGGAAAAACTCCTCCCCCACCCTCTTTTTGTCGAGTTCAGAAATGCGGAATGGATCAAAGATGAAGTGTTTCATGTGCTTGAGAAAGGACGGATTGGCTACTGCTCGGTGGATGAGCCGGGCTTGAAAGGCCTTGTCCCGCCGATTGCAAGGAACACGACAGATATCGGTTACGTTCGGCTCCACGGCCGAAACGCGAAAAACTGGTGGGCAAGCGGTGGAGTCTCGGACAGGTACGATTATCTTTACAGCGAAGACGAGCTCAAAGGATGGCTCTCGAAAATCAGGGACCTTGCCCGGGCAACAGAAAAGACTTACGTCTTTTTCAATAACTGCCATGCGGGCCAAGCCGCCAAGAATGCCCAGCTCATGAAAACGCTGCTCAATTTAGACATGGAGAGCAGGCGCCAGTGA
- the dinB gene encoding DNA polymerase IV, whose amino-acid sequence MRTILHVDMDAFFASVEVLCKPHLKGKPVIVCGNPERRSVVSAASYEARKYGINAGMPAAVAKRLCPTGVFVEGDPEKYIYFSIKLLEIYKRFTPLVEPFSIDEAFLELTGEGFDVARAKGCANEIKSIISHELGLSCSIGIGPNKYIAKMASSVEKPNGLNAIGFERFVEVFGDKPVDCLWGVGEKTKEKLEKIGIRKVVDILKTEPDTLKRIFGKYGELLSHFVRGEDETPLVPYFDGIEPKSMGHEHTFSQDVSDNETIEGTLLRLSEQVSRRLRKDDYESKTVRIKIRYSDFTTFTRQQVLDSSTDDAQVIFRAALRLYNLNAGQKAVRLLGVSACNLTRRNEHAPGLFSTEEKKKDLVRAVDSLRDRFGENVLARGMSLPSFLSRAR is encoded by the coding sequence ATGAGAACAATTCTGCATGTTGACATGGATGCATTCTTTGCGTCGGTTGAAGTTCTCTGCAAGCCGCATCTCAAGGGTAAGCCCGTAATCGTCTGCGGAAATCCGGAAAGAAGGAGCGTGGTTTCCGCAGCTTCTTACGAGGCCAGGAAGTATGGCATCAACGCCGGGATGCCTGCGGCTGTTGCAAAGAGACTTTGCCCAACGGGTGTTTTTGTGGAAGGGGATCCAGAGAAGTACATTTACTTCTCTATTAAACTTCTTGAGATCTACAAAAGGTTCACGCCCCTTGTTGAGCCGTTCAGCATTGATGAGGCGTTCCTTGAGCTTACCGGCGAAGGATTCGATGTTGCAAGAGCTAAGGGGTGTGCAAATGAAATAAAGTCCATAATATCCCACGAGCTCGGGCTTTCTTGCTCAATTGGCATAGGTCCGAACAAGTACATAGCCAAAATGGCATCATCCGTTGAAAAACCGAACGGCCTCAACGCCATCGGATTTGAACGGTTTGTTGAAGTCTTCGGGGATAAGCCCGTTGACTGCCTCTGGGGAGTTGGCGAAAAAACCAAGGAAAAGCTTGAAAAAATAGGGATTAGGAAAGTAGTAGATATTCTTAAGACTGAGCCAGATACTCTTAAGAGGATATTTGGAAAATACGGCGAGCTTCTTTCGCATTTTGTGAGGGGCGAAGACGAAACGCCTCTTGTACCATATTTTGATGGAATCGAGCCGAAATCAATGGGTCATGAGCACACCTTCAGCCAGGATGTTTCTGATAATGAGACAATAGAGGGTACGCTCCTCAGGCTTTCTGAACAGGTATCAAGAAGATTGAGAAAAGACGATTATGAGTCGAAGACGGTGAGAATAAAGATAAGATACTCAGACTTTACGACCTTTACCAGACAGCAAGTGCTTGATTCGAGCACCGATGATGCCCAAGTTATCTTCAGGGCAGCTCTAAGGCTGTATAATTTGAATGCCGGACAGAAAGCAGTAAGACTCCTCGGCGTATCTGCATGCAACCTAACAAGGAGAAATGAGCATGCACCGGGGCTTTTTTCAACAGAAGAAAAGAAGAAAGACCTGGTTCGCGCGGTTGACAGTCTCAGGGACCGATTTGGAGAAAACGTATTAGCACGGGGAATGTCTCTTCCTTCGTTTCTTTCGAGGGCAAGGTAA
- the lexA gene encoding transcriptional repressor LexA, whose translation MKQEKFVDCCSNVHYDIRKMKKIKIDELTPLQKRILDHTTWSIREKGMPPTIRELCEKFGISSTNGIRYHLGKLQKSGFLKRVKSKSRGIELVEKDDEKQPKPVRIPVLGRVQAGAPVLAEENIEEYLSLDEGIVRHSKCFALRVKGDSMKGVGMFDGDIIVVKQQSTANSGEIVVALLDNEATVKRFFQKGNRVILKPENPAHNPISVGKSSPTFRILGKVTGVIRKL comes from the coding sequence ATGAAGCAGGAAAAATTTGTTGACTGTTGCTCAAATGTGCACTATGATATCCGTAAGATGAAGAAAATCAAAATTGATGAGCTCACACCGCTCCAAAAGAGGATACTCGATCACACCACCTGGTCGATCAGAGAGAAAGGAATGCCCCCGACCATAAGAGAGCTGTGCGAGAAATTCGGGATCTCATCCACTAACGGCATAAGGTATCACCTGGGCAAGCTTCAAAAGTCGGGGTTTCTTAAGAGAGTGAAATCAAAATCAAGAGGAATTGAGCTTGTTGAAAAGGACGACGAAAAACAACCGAAGCCGGTTCGAATCCCGGTTCTTGGAAGAGTACAGGCCGGGGCGCCGGTTCTTGCTGAAGAAAACATTGAGGAGTACCTATCTCTTGATGAAGGCATTGTCAGGCATTCCAAGTGCTTTGCGCTGAGGGTAAAAGGGGACAGCATGAAGGGCGTCGGGATGTTCGACGGAGACATAATAGTCGTAAAGCAACAATCGACTGCCAATTCGGGCGAAATTGTTGTCGCGCTGCTCGATAATGAGGCCACCGTAAAGAGATTCTTTCAAAAGGGTAACAGAGTGATCCTGAAGCCCGAGAATCCCGCTCACAATCCGATCTCTGTGGGTAAAAGTTCCCCGACGTTCAGGATTCTCGGCAAAGTCACCGGGGTGATAAGGAAGCTATAG